One region of Campylobacter concisus genomic DNA includes:
- the nrfD gene encoding NrfD/PsrC family molybdoenzyme membrane anchor subunit has protein sequence MDGALNFTATFSHGVEWGWPIAVYLLLAGMSGGALIAAILLKHYKKQENFSPFFKAASLLAFVSIMLGMVCLIADLEKPLLFWKILINYNFTSVMSIGVAGLCVFIPLSFLMCLYAFNDEISNFLAKSLKSFSTLFALIMKILIPLYPFLSRICLIFAVIICAYTGFLISVLIRFPLLNTAVLPALFIASGLSAGISGSSLVAAALFKEDPHSSDLHSLHSVEFSVLGAEILLILMLFVSLLLGSSYQQNAAVAFYSGIWANFFWLGVVLVGFIVPFVLNFAFGKKVASLKFSFYISSLAAVIGVLLLRVFILYAGQTYSI, from the coding sequence ATGGATGGTGCATTAAATTTTACTGCAACATTTTCGCATGGAGTAGAGTGGGGCTGGCCGATCGCTGTTTATCTTTTGCTAGCTGGTATGAGTGGTGGTGCGCTAATCGCTGCCATACTTTTAAAACACTATAAAAAGCAAGAGAACTTTAGTCCATTTTTCAAGGCTGCTTCGCTTTTAGCATTTGTTAGCATCATGCTTGGTATGGTTTGTTTGATAGCTGATCTTGAAAAGCCACTTTTGTTTTGGAAAATTTTGATTAATTATAATTTCACATCAGTTATGTCTATCGGTGTTGCTGGACTTTGTGTATTTATACCGCTTAGCTTTTTGATGTGCCTTTATGCATTTAATGATGAAATTTCAAATTTCTTAGCCAAAAGTTTAAAATCCTTTAGCACTCTTTTTGCGCTAATAATGAAAATTTTAATACCGCTTTATCCATTTTTAAGTCGTATTTGTCTTATTTTTGCTGTAATAATTTGTGCTTATACTGGATTTTTGATCTCAGTTTTGATTAGATTTCCACTCTTAAACACAGCTGTGCTTCCAGCTTTATTTATAGCTTCAGGACTAAGTGCTGGCATAAGTGGTAGTAGCTTGGTCGCAGCAGCTTTATTTAAAGAAGATCCACATTCAAGCGACCTTCATTCGCTTCATAGCGTAGAATTTAGCGTTTTGGGAGCTGAAATTTTACTCATTTTAATGCTTTTTGTATCGCTTTTACTTGGTTCAAGTTATCAGCAAAATGCAGCTGTTGCTTTTTATAGCGGTATTTGGGCAAATTTCTTTTGGCTTGGTGTTGTGCTAGTTGGCTTTATTGTGCCTTTTGTTTTAAATTTTGCATTTGGCAAAAAAGTAGCTAGCCTAAAATTTAGCTTTTATATCAGTTCATTAGCGGCTGTTATTGGTGTTTTACTGCTTAGGGTGTTTATACTTTATGCGGGACAAACTTATAGCATTTAA
- a CDS encoding SEL1-like repeat protein yields MKKSLVLLFACLGLLNAGYIKEALSAKDDHNKLAQIYEDACDKEKKASGCYNLAVLYSRGDGNVKKDEAKAAMLYEKACDQNFSMACSNLGYVYEKGKGVEKDLTKAVKFYEKACKDNEGCTELGLLYANGTGVTKDLKKAKELYEKACKAGDGIGCSNLGYLYAQGEGVEKDYAKAKVNYEMACANEAGIGCDNLGFLYVYAQGVDQNLTKATKLYEQACIYGYEKGCNNYAIMLAEGKGVKEDVEKAREIFTRSCKNGLKEACENLEILGKH; encoded by the coding sequence ATGAAAAAGAGTTTGGTTTTATTGTTTGCTTGTTTGGGGCTATTAAATGCTGGCTATATCAAAGAGGCTTTAAGCGCAAAAGACGATCACAACAAGCTAGCACAAATTTATGAAGATGCTTGCGACAAAGAGAAAAAGGCATCAGGCTGCTATAATCTAGCTGTGCTTTACAGCAGAGGTGATGGCAACGTCAAAAAGGATGAAGCAAAGGCGGCTATGCTTTATGAAAAAGCTTGTGATCAAAATTTCTCTATGGCTTGCAGCAACCTTGGCTACGTCTATGAAAAAGGCAAAGGTGTGGAGAAAGACCTAACAAAAGCAGTTAAATTTTATGAAAAGGCTTGTAAGGATAATGAGGGTTGCACGGAACTTGGCTTGCTTTATGCAAATGGCACCGGCGTGACAAAGGATCTTAAAAAGGCAAAAGAGCTTTACGAAAAGGCTTGCAAGGCAGGGGATGGCATAGGATGTAGTAACCTTGGCTATCTATACGCGCAGGGTGAAGGTGTCGAGAAAGACTATGCAAAAGCCAAAGTAAACTACGAAATGGCTTGCGCAAACGAAGCTGGCATAGGGTGTGATAATCTTGGCTTTTTATATGTTTATGCACAAGGCGTTGATCAAAACCTCACAAAAGCCACAAAACTTTATGAGCAAGCGTGTATATATGGATATGAAAAGGGCTGCAATAACTACGCTATCATGCTAGCTGAGGGCAAAGGTGTGAAAGAGGACGTGGAGAAAGCACGTGAAATTTTTACTAGAAGCTGCAAAAATGGCTTAAAAGAAGCGTGCGAGAATTTAGAAATTTTAGGAAAGCATTGA
- a CDS encoding nitrous oxide reductase accessory protein NosL, translating into MILRSILGSALLATLIFGASANEQTVKMKPMFQSVDPSKATLVGSGEGKEYCAVCGMNLVKFYKTNHVYNGKQVASLHCLYELTKGKIPSDAQVVDTKNLNLIDVNKAFYVVGSSVKGTMTRNSKYAFSTEADAKEFQAENGGEIMNFAKAYEIAGQDFEGDNKMIKAKREDGVYAHGKEFYEANCKKTDPKSFKAISELKAHLKQVCDSKEANKAPEYDKHLQAAALYLWDAPANLGTSNQASKAKQEIKKPERIVVPKGARCAVCGMLVKNSPWATLIKADGKDYYFDGVKDMAQFYFADGKMKDAYVSDYYTLEKLDAKDAFYVHGSNVYGPMGDEFIPFKDEAKAESFLKDHAGKGVIRFDEIKNFIGK; encoded by the coding sequence ATGATTTTACGTTCTATCTTGGGTTCAGCACTGTTAGCTACCTTGATTTTTGGTGCCTCGGCAAATGAGCAAACTGTCAAAATGAAACCGATGTTTCAAAGCGTGGATCCTAGCAAGGCTACACTAGTAGGAAGCGGCGAGGGCAAGGAGTACTGCGCCGTTTGTGGAATGAATTTGGTTAAATTTTATAAGACTAATCACGTATATAACGGCAAGCAAGTAGCATCACTTCACTGCTTATACGAGCTAACAAAAGGCAAGATCCCAAGTGACGCGCAGGTTGTTGATACTAAAAATCTAAATTTGATCGATGTAAATAAAGCTTTTTATGTCGTTGGTAGTAGTGTTAAAGGCACAATGACTAGAAATAGCAAATACGCCTTTTCAACTGAGGCTGACGCAAAAGAATTTCAAGCAGAAAATGGCGGCGAAATAATGAACTTTGCTAAAGCTTACGAGATCGCTGGACAGGATTTTGAAGGCGATAATAAAATGATAAAAGCTAAACGCGAAGACGGCGTTTATGCGCATGGTAAAGAATTTTATGAAGCAAACTGCAAAAAAACAGATCCAAAAAGCTTTAAGGCTATCTCTGAGCTAAAAGCTCATCTTAAACAAGTGTGTGACTCAAAAGAGGCTAACAAAGCTCCTGAATACGACAAGCACCTACAAGCTGCCGCTTTGTATCTATGGGATGCTCCAGCAAATTTAGGTACTAGCAACCAAGCTTCAAAAGCTAAACAAGAAATAAAAAAACCTGAGAGGATAGTCGTGCCAAAGGGCGCAAGATGTGCGGTATGCGGTATGCTCGTCAAAAATTCTCCATGGGCGACACTCATCAAAGCAGATGGCAAGGATTATTATTTTGATGGCGTAAAAGATATGGCACAATTTTATTTTGCGGATGGCAAAATGAAAGATGCTTATGTGAGCGATTATTATACGTTAGAAAAGCTTGATGCAAAAGATGCGTTTTATGTTCACGGCTCAAACGTTTATGGACCAATGGGCGATGAGTTTATTCCATTTAAAGATGAAGCAAAGGCAGAGAGCTTTTTAAAAGATCATGCTGGCAAAGGTGTCATAAGATTTGACGAGATAAAGAATTTTATCGGTAAATAG
- a CDS encoding DUF3365 domain-containing protein, producing MKYKFQLIVSVFIFVYLLISALVLNFYNNLAMKDAKKEAYYVLESINSVREYIAGVQRPLIEQLKHEGIIKEDFFDERLLSSSYISREIYNIQKKKYNLDFDYKLVAMAPLNKAHEPNEFEAQVLRGFKENKFSEFSKIIKDENGSQFFVGLPIKSQNTSCLACHNSESAPKQMLDRYEISNGKISEASEMMAMLSFKIPLRAIFSYHLKEVVIIMSAIAFVFGIFLLLVYKMHRRGEESKRQTEQLMIHQSRLASMGEMIGNISHQWKQPLAQISSALINLELYQERKKLDEAKIYEFIEETSKQINFMSETVDDFKNFFKPNTLKREFSVEEVINQTIKILNASLKKYQIEIEIDIRENFTIFANFNEIIQILINIINNAKDAFKQSYVKPRVIKIYTFVKDNRKNLCVQNNAGAIKASFLKVIFEPHFSTKESGSGLGLYMSRLIASKNNALIFARNVDENSITFTISFENL from the coding sequence GTGAAATATAAATTTCAGCTAATCGTTAGTGTTTTTATCTTTGTTTATCTCTTAATATCCGCACTTGTTTTAAATTTTTATAATAATCTTGCAATGAAAGATGCCAAAAAAGAGGCGTATTATGTGCTTGAGAGTATAAATTCTGTAAGAGAATACATTGCAGGCGTTCAGCGTCCGCTAATAGAGCAGCTAAAGCATGAGGGCATTATAAAAGAGGATTTTTTTGATGAGAGATTGCTTTCATCTTCGTATATAAGCCGTGAAATTTATAATATCCAAAAGAAAAAATACAATCTTGACTTTGACTACAAACTAGTCGCCATGGCACCTTTAAATAAAGCTCATGAGCCAAATGAATTTGAAGCGCAGGTATTAAGAGGCTTTAAAGAGAATAAATTTAGTGAGTTTTCAAAGATTATAAAAGATGAAAACGGCTCACAATTTTTTGTAGGGCTTCCTATAAAAAGTCAAAATACATCTTGCCTAGCCTGTCACAATAGCGAAAGTGCTCCAAAACAGATGTTAGATCGTTATGAAATTTCAAATGGAAAAATTTCTGAAGCAAGTGAGATGATGGCAATGCTATCTTTTAAAATCCCACTACGTGCCATTTTTTCTTACCATTTAAAAGAGGTTGTCATCATAATGAGCGCGATAGCCTTTGTATTTGGGATATTTTTACTACTTGTTTATAAGATGCATAGGCGCGGAGAAGAGAGTAAAAGGCAGACCGAGCAGCTAATGATACATCAAAGCCGCCTAGCCTCAATGGGCGAGATGATAGGCAATATCTCACATCAGTGGAAGCAACCTTTAGCTCAAATCAGCTCAGCTTTAATAAATTTAGAGCTCTATCAGGAGCGAAAAAAGCTTGATGAAGCAAAAATTTATGAGTTTATAGAAGAGACTAGCAAACAGATAAATTTCATGTCTGAAACGGTTGATGATTTTAAAAACTTTTTTAAGCCAAATACTTTAAAAAGGGAGTTTAGCGTAGAGGAAGTGATAAATCAGACTATAAAAATTCTAAACGCCTCACTTAAGAAATATCAAATCGAAATAGAGATCGATATAAGAGAAAATTTTACGATTTTTGCAAATTTTAATGAAATAATCCAAATTTTAATAAATATTATAAATAATGCAAAAGATGCATTTAAACAAAGCTATGTAAAGCCAAGAGTAATAAAAATTTATACTTTTGTAAAAGATAATCGTAAAAATTTATGCGTGCAAAATAATGCAGGAGCGATAAAAGCTTCGTTTTTAAAGGTTATCTTTGAGCCACACTTTAGCACGAAAGAGTCTGGCAGTGGGCTTGGTTTATATATGAGCCGGCTAATCGCTAGCAAAAATAACGCCCTAATCTTTGCTAGAAATGTAGATGAAAATAGTATTACATTTACAATTAGTTTCGAAAATTTATAA
- a CDS encoding FKBP-type peptidyl-prolyl cis-trans isomerase encodes MKNKVLKFTLLLSLSASGLLANVDSNESYAMGATSGGYVLKGLLEQKQIGISYDAEAVIKGFSDALKGELKLSDDEIAKLLNKRAENLDKIVKEKEAAILKENLKQGKAFMDKNAKNKNVKTTKSKLQYEILKSSKKGATPKQESIIIANYKASFIDGKVFDETKEAPAHLSMLNLIPGLEEGLMLMKEGDKFKFVIPPELAYGDSGMEGIPGGETIVFEIELVKVLKPGELAEAAKKIHEKELNEGIKKPH; translated from the coding sequence ATGAAAAATAAGGTTTTAAAATTTACGCTACTTCTTAGCTTAAGTGCTTCTGGTTTGCTTGCAAATGTAGATTCAAATGAGTCTTATGCTATGGGAGCAACAAGTGGTGGATATGTTTTAAAAGGGTTACTTGAACAAAAACAAATAGGCATTAGCTACGATGCTGAGGCCGTTATCAAAGGTTTTAGTGATGCACTAAAAGGAGAGCTAAAACTAAGCGATGATGAGATAGCAAAGCTACTAAACAAAAGAGCTGAAAATTTAGACAAGATAGTAAAAGAAAAAGAAGCCGCCATACTTAAAGAGAATTTAAAGCAAGGCAAGGCTTTTATGGATAAAAATGCAAAAAATAAAAATGTAAAAACGACAAAATCAAAATTGCAATATGAAATTTTAAAATCAAGCAAAAAGGGAGCGACTCCAAAACAAGAGAGTATCATCATAGCAAACTACAAAGCTAGCTTTATCGATGGTAAGGTCTTTGATGAGACAAAAGAGGCTCCAGCTCATCTTTCTATGCTAAATTTGATCCCAGGTCTTGAAGAGGGCTTAATGCTCATGAAAGAGGGCGATAAGTTTAAATTTGTTATCCCGCCAGAACTTGCGTACGGCGATAGCGGCATGGAGGGCATACCTGGAGGCGAGACTATCGTTTTTGAGATAGAGCTTGTTAAGGTCTTAAAGCCAGGTGAGTTAGCCGAGGCTGCAAAGAAAATTCACGAAAAAGAACTAAATGAGGGCATCAAAAAGCCTCATTAA
- a CDS encoding 4Fe-4S dicluster domain-containing protein, with protein MQNQKNRRAFLKSMVVVAAGAGAASSGFAFKSEESVKKPHFGMIFDQNKCVGCTDCEIACRKVNLVPKGQMRLFIEDKTNPKNLLDKRFVRVSCQQCVDAPCVAVCPTKACHKDEKTGIQTTNIDDCIACKYCIVACPYDVRYIDKVTHSAQSCNFCVDTNLKDEKEPACVEACRYEAIVFGDLNDENSHISKLLAVKDSIRLRAELGTKPSLRYIPKVKMGV; from the coding sequence ATGCAAAATCAAAAAAATAGAAGAGCCTTTTTAAAAAGCATGGTAGTTGTGGCTGCTGGTGCTGGTGCGGCAAGTAGTGGTTTTGCTTTTAAGAGTGAAGAAAGTGTAAAAAAACCACATTTTGGTATGATATTTGACCAAAATAAATGTGTTGGCTGTACAGACTGCGAGATAGCTTGCAGAAAGGTAAATTTAGTCCCAAAAGGGCAGATGAGACTTTTTATAGAAGATAAGACTAATCCTAAAAATTTACTCGATAAAAGATTTGTAAGGGTATCTTGTCAGCAGTGCGTCGATGCGCCTTGTGTAGCTGTTTGTCCGACCAAGGCTTGTCATAAAGACGAAAAAACTGGCATACAAACTACAAACATAGATGATTGTATCGCCTGTAAATATTGCATCGTAGCCTGTCCGTATGATGTGAGATATATCGATAAGGTTACGCACTCAGCTCAAAGCTGTAACTTTTGCGTAGATACAAATTTAAAGGACGAAAAAGAACCAGCTTGCGTAGAAGCTTGTAGATATGAGGCGATCGTCTTTGGTGATCTTAACGATGAAAATTCGCACATCAGTAAGCTACTAGCCGTAAAAGATAGCATAAGGCTAAGAGCAGAGCTTGGCACAAAACCAAGCCTTAGATATATTCCTAAAGTAAAAATGGGGGTGTAA
- the ccsA gene encoding cytochrome c biogenesis protein has product MRILNIYRLSLILLFILAFGAGLATFLENFYDTQTARVLVYEALWYECVMFACAICLAISIVKTKMYKKFGAFLIHLAFIVIFIGAALTRYFGEEGVLHLRVGESGNTMQSVKPYLIVEMLGENFSYPLKLSLFGKNDFEFKKFIDGKEFIINLLGYKKDEKNAPATLSLEISFNGEKKSVKLKGGAGYELEPSVLSFGGQEVKFYFSSKALNLPFSLKLDEFILERYAGLNTPSSYTSKVSIAGGKYDISLNNPLTIDGYKIFQSSYDPDELGSAFEISRDPGKIPTYIGYFLLCLGFMTNLFSKKSRFFRLLNFIKCSQIAFLAILLLNATPNFANENNKNLDAHASKFAKILTQADSRIAPAGSYSRAVISKISTKTTLFGLSSEELMLSFAILPKEWMDKRIVKITSERVGELLGVNEKFASFNDIFNENGEYKLAKFVEAANEKSASKRDKFDNDVIKFDERLNVLYLALKGEILKFIPAKNGDKLTWLGVNEAFGSSEISSEFKSVLGAYIENLSLCVKSGECEGADKSLEKISSYQRSTLGSLAPSEAKVELEVLYNQMEIFKFLIYFYMILGLVSLALGFYRLFSGKKFRFEKALSLAFYFGFVVHLLNLALRAYISGHAPWSDAYESLVYISLASVLAGVLFFKHQSFALGAASLFASVSLLVAHLNFINPQITNLVPVLKSFWLSVHVSVITASYGFLGFSFVLGLLGLLLMAIKNQKNEQKLSEQIRYLAATDELSLIIGLSLLTIGNFLGGVWANESWGRYWGWDSKESWSYITIIIYAIALHLRFIPRLKNIFTFLVASVLSFGSVIFTYFGVNFYLSGLHSYANGDGFSVSNLLYLLLMLLALLIAFAYRGKDIKEI; this is encoded by the coding sequence ATGAGAATTTTAAATATCTACCGCTTGTCTTTGATATTATTATTTATTCTTGCTTTTGGTGCAGGACTTGCGACCTTTTTAGAAAATTTTTATGACACACAAACGGCCAGAGTGCTTGTTTACGAAGCGCTTTGGTACGAGTGTGTTATGTTTGCTTGTGCCATTTGTTTAGCCATTAGTATCGTAAAAACCAAGATGTATAAAAAATTTGGCGCATTTTTGATACATCTTGCTTTTATCGTTATCTTCATCGGGGCTGCGCTTACAAGGTATTTTGGCGAAGAGGGCGTGCTACATCTAAGAGTTGGCGAGAGCGGCAACACCATGCAAAGCGTAAAGCCTTATCTTATAGTCGAAATGCTTGGAGAAAATTTTAGTTATCCATTAAAATTAAGCTTGTTTGGTAAAAACGACTTTGAGTTTAAAAAATTTATAGACGGCAAAGAATTTATAATTAACTTGCTTGGATATAAAAAAGATGAGAAAAACGCTCCTGCTACGCTTAGTTTAGAAATAAGCTTTAACGGCGAAAAAAAGAGCGTTAAGCTAAAAGGCGGAGCCGGATATGAGCTAGAGCCTAGTGTACTAAGTTTTGGTGGGCAAGAGGTGAAATTTTACTTTAGCTCAAAGGCTTTAAATTTACCATTTTCATTAAAACTTGATGAGTTCATTTTGGAGCGATATGCAGGGCTAAATACTCCATCATCTTATACAAGTAAAGTAAGTATCGCTGGCGGCAAGTACGACATCTCGCTAAATAATCCACTAACGATTGATGGCTATAAAATTTTTCAGTCTTCATACGATCCTGATGAGCTTGGAAGCGCTTTTGAGATCAGCCGTGATCCTGGCAAAATCCCAACTTACATAGGATATTTTTTGCTTTGCCTTGGCTTTATGACAAATTTATTTAGCAAAAAGAGCCGTTTTTTTAGGCTACTAAATTTTATAAAATGTTCGCAAATTGCATTTTTGGCTATCTTGCTTTTAAATGCTACTCCAAATTTTGCTAATGAAAATAATAAAAATTTAGATGCTCATGCAAGCAAATTTGCCAAAATTTTGACTCAGGCTGATAGCAGAATCGCTCCAGCTGGCTCTTACTCTAGAGCTGTGATAAGTAAAATTTCAACCAAAACTACGCTATTTGGGCTTAGTAGCGAGGAGCTAATGCTCTCTTTTGCCATCTTGCCAAAAGAGTGGATGGATAAAAGGATAGTAAAGATCACAAGTGAGCGTGTGGGCGAGCTTTTGGGAGTTAATGAGAAATTTGCTAGTTTTAACGACATTTTTAATGAAAATGGCGAGTATAAGCTGGCTAAATTTGTAGAAGCTGCAAATGAAAAATCCGCCTCAAAAAGAGATAAATTTGACAACGATGTTATCAAATTTGACGAGAGATTAAATGTCTTATATCTTGCATTAAAGGGAGAAATTTTAAAATTTATCCCAGCTAAAAATGGTGATAAATTAACTTGGCTAGGCGTAAATGAAGCCTTTGGCTCAAGCGAAATTTCAAGCGAGTTTAAAAGTGTTTTAGGCGCTTATATAGAAAATTTAAGCCTTTGCGTAAAAAGTGGCGAGTGTGAGGGAGCTGATAAGAGCTTGGAGAAAATTTCAAGCTATCAAAGAAGCACTCTAGGCTCTCTTGCACCAAGCGAGGCAAAGGTGGAGCTTGAAGTGCTTTATAATCAAATGGAAATTTTTAAATTTCTTATATATTTTTACATGATCCTTGGGCTAGTTTCGCTTGCTCTTGGCTTTTATAGGCTATTTTCTGGAAAGAAATTTAGATTTGAAAAAGCACTTAGCCTTGCATTTTATTTTGGCTTTGTGGTGCATTTGCTAAATTTAGCTCTTCGTGCTTATATCTCAGGGCATGCACCTTGGAGTGATGCTTATGAGAGCTTAGTGTATATCTCGCTTGCAAGCGTACTAGCTGGAGTTTTATTTTTTAAACATCAAAGCTTTGCTCTTGGAGCTGCTTCACTTTTTGCAAGTGTGAGCTTGCTTGTAGCTCATCTAAATTTTATAAATCCACAAATAACAAATCTAGTCCCAGTTTTAAAGTCATTTTGGCTTAGCGTGCATGTAAGTGTCATCACAGCAAGCTACGGCTTTTTGGGCTTTAGCTTTGTGCTCGGGCTTCTTGGGCTTCTTTTAATGGCTATAAAAAACCAAAAAAACGAGCAAAAGCTTAGTGAGCAGATAAGATACCTCGCTGCAACTGATGAGCTAAGCCTCATCATAGGACTTAGCTTGCTAACTATTGGAAATTTCCTTGGCGGCGTCTGGGCGAATGAGAGCTGGGGTAGATACTGGGGCTGGGACAGCAAAGAGAGCTGGTCGTACATTACGATAATTATTTATGCTATTGCACTTCATTTAAGATTTATCCCAAGATTAAAAAATATTTTTACTTTTTTAGTAGCTAGTGTGCTCTCTTTTGGTTCAGTTATTTTTACCTATTTTGGTGTAAATTTCTATCTAAGCGGACTTCACTCATACGCAAATGGCGATGGATTTAGCGTTTCAAATTTGCTTTATTTACTTTTAATGCTCTTGGCTTTGCTAATCGCCTTTGCTTATAGAGGTAAGGATATAAAAGAGATTTAG
- a CDS encoding multiheme c-type cytochrome: MRNLQKALAGLLMGVSIFASQACCEEHNMQMSDKARDVIANPKGTLQSRGVISLQDYVVEEQEMYNWLFKNHPIFTKYGGKTVGKMVVHDRGLEWLAEGHGFDMSKLSKRDGGKGYSSMMYRIPATSSLQFPNKFVGPEKCGECHPAQYEVWSRSRHATTMRFPGEHPEVNNNLTEPVFDKDTASILPKGITPDVIYATVGHLRTKMGYVDAWLLRGTYYVEGGLLRDGTGQIVAGGNQWQRTWALNLDDATVKKIKELVPEFPGTLEEYGDNGGYVRGLASYAAKHKKSMFFQANSSYCEVCHPVKFDFKSKAEFYAALGNAKELQKHTISKGVSCEECHGAGGHLDGATNFRTSNCERCHQRFNFSPDLMRANPLNNGKLDLSLSSKFKSMGPGCGSEGSQSYFTAHYDKGMRCVTCHDPHDNTGPVVGDKSVTGMNYNSEQGYLSSFYTKPKIRKECKDCHETQAYIASKADTHKDNTCASCHMPFMMSCENFYAVQFQDNAGFDTQRRSHIWKIMVDPKEKSLVPGDAAKGPRDAKDWHFERDKNGHNYVDLMWACARTSWADKDMKDTKGCHSPVLSELKPTLHFKNQKQVYDEVMGWQTPVKNEFSEVKIGIEGLYSLLETKKLDASDKVRVYELIQNAQEIIDMVEKDGSWGMHGFKFTKQKLDASKEYIKEAQRILNKNL, from the coding sequence ATGAGAAATCTACAAAAAGCCTTAGCTGGTTTGCTCATGGGTGTTAGCATCTTCGCTTCACAAGCCTGTTGCGAAGAGCATAATATGCAGATGTCCGATAAAGCACGTGATGTTATCGCAAATCCTAAAGGCACACTGCAAAGTAGAGGTGTTATCTCCTTGCAAGACTACGTCGTAGAAGAGCAAGAGATGTATAACTGGTTATTTAAAAACCACCCTATTTTTACAAAATATGGTGGTAAAACCGTCGGTAAAATGGTCGTTCATGACCGTGGCTTAGAGTGGCTTGCCGAGGGACATGGCTTTGATATGTCAAAGCTTAGTAAAAGAGATGGCGGTAAGGGCTATAGCTCTATGATGTATAGAATTCCAGCCACTTCATCACTTCAGTTTCCTAACAAATTTGTAGGTCCAGAAAAGTGCGGTGAGTGTCACCCAGCCCAGTATGAAGTGTGGAGCAGATCTCGCCACGCAACTACTATGCGTTTCCCTGGCGAGCACCCAGAGGTTAATAACAACCTAACTGAGCCAGTATTTGACAAAGATACCGCTTCTATCCTTCCAAAAGGTATCACTCCAGATGTTATCTATGCAACTGTTGGTCACTTAAGAACAAAAATGGGCTACGTTGATGCGTGGCTACTTCGTGGTACTTACTACGTTGAGGGCGGTTTGCTAAGAGATGGCACAGGTCAGATCGTAGCTGGTGGTAACCAATGGCAAAGAACATGGGCGTTAAATTTAGACGACGCAACTGTTAAAAAGATAAAAGAGCTTGTCCCAGAATTTCCTGGCACTCTTGAAGAGTATGGCGACAATGGCGGATATGTTAGAGGTCTAGCTTCATACGCCGCAAAACACAAAAAGTCGATGTTTTTCCAAGCGAACTCATCATATTGTGAAGTTTGTCACCCAGTTAAATTTGATTTCAAATCAAAAGCAGAATTTTACGCAGCACTTGGTAATGCTAAAGAGCTTCAAAAACACACTATCTCAAAAGGTGTAAGCTGTGAGGAGTGCCACGGAGCTGGCGGTCACCTTGATGGGGCTACAAATTTTAGAACATCAAACTGCGAACGCTGCCACCAAAGATTTAACTTTAGCCCAGATTTAATGCGAGCTAATCCGCTTAACAACGGCAAGCTTGATCTTTCTTTAAGCTCTAAATTTAAATCAATGGGACCAGGATGCGGATCTGAGGGTTCACAATCATACTTTACGGCTCACTATGATAAAGGTATGAGATGTGTTACTTGCCACGATCCACACGATAACACAGGCCCAGTTGTAGGCGATAAGAGCGTAACTGGTATGAACTATAACTCAGAACAAGGTTATCTAAGCTCATTCTATACTAAACCAAAAATTAGAAAAGAGTGTAAAGATTGCCACGAGACTCAAGCATATATCGCATCTAAAGCAGATACTCACAAAGATAACACTTGTGCATCTTGCCACATGCCATTTATGATGAGTTGTGAGAATTTCTACGCTGTTCAGTTCCAAGACAACGCTGGCTTTGATACTCAAAGAAGATCTCACATCTGGAAGATCATGGTTGATCCAAAAGAGAAATCTCTAGTACCAGGCGATGCTGCTAAAGGTCCAAGAGATGCTAAAGATTGGCACTTTGAAAGAGATAAAAATGGCCATAACTACGTTGACTTGATGTGGGCGTGCGCTAGAACATCTTGGGCTGATAAAGACATGAAAGATACCAAAGGCTGCCACAGCCCAGTACTATCTGAGCTAAAACCAACACTTCACTTCAAAAACCAAAAACAAGTTTATGATGAAGTTATGGGATGGCAAACTCCAGTTAAGAATGAATTCTCTGAAGTTAAGATTGGTATTGAAGGACTTTACTCACTACTTGAGACTAAAAAACTTGATGCAAGTGATAAAGTAAGAGTTTATGAGCTTATCCAAAATGCTCAAGAGATCATCGATATGGTTGAAAAAGATGGTTCGTGGGGTATGCACGGATTTAAATTTACTAAACAAAAACTCGATGCATCAAAAGAGTATATAAAAGAAGCTCAAAGAATTTTGAATAAAAATTTATAG